CTTTCAAGGATATTAGGTAAAGAAAGGGACAGAATTGGgagtaaatgaattttaaatgaaattttctcaCACcaaatgatatttgaatttttgttcttttaatcgatctatcatattttaaaaaaaaccatattTTTTaagtccaaaatatttttaaatgtccattTAAGAtgaatttcaaagttgttttttgcACAAAGCATAATGATATTTCATTAAGTTTAATacaatgggaaataattaaaataagagtCAAAAACATAGACTGTTTGAGTTACATGGAGTTTTAGGGTTCATTAAGCCCTCTCATTTTGTGAATATGGAAACTAAAttctaagaagttaaatgatttattcaaatTCTACAACTTATGGTTAGAGCTAGGATCTAGGCTAAAGCCTAATTTGTTGCTTTTTCTATTACATTTAGAGATTCATAAAATGGAGAAGCAAACTCTTTGAGCAttagttttttttcctataaaatatcTGAGTAAGCTACCTCACATAGGTCAAATAAGATATTATTAAaccttgtaaactttaaagtgctatagtTACTATGACCCAAATTGACATGATAATGATATATATAATGATCCTTGGTCTTCTTAGCCCAGGCCCAAATTTTTTGGAACTTGGGATCAATTTTTTCTTCCAATTATGTTTTCCCAGTTAAAGCCCTATTCAGTTGCCCAGATGAATGTCTCTATAAGAGAATTCTTTCCTGACATTTCTTAGaaaattcatatatatttctctgaatcttgcaattaaaaaaatcagttgaGAAACAAGGAAAAATTATGATCATTAAAGGTTAACAATCAATATAAAGATTTTACTGTTTCATAGGAATATATGGACATCAAATCAGAAGCAAGAGcaagaaacacacacagagattTAAAGGTTAAGATCGACATTTCTGAAAAACAGGATAGAATACATTAGAGACATATTTACGATTGTGGTTGTGATCTAGTCAGTCAGTCTTGCTTGTAACTGTTGTAGAGCTATAAGTACTTGTTCATGGTCCTGTCTGTTCCTAATGGTGAATCATTCTtgcaaataatataaatataagtaagtttatatatatatactttatataagtTGTATGAATACTTACATGATTAACAacttttggaaataaaataattcctttaaattGTCAATTTCTACATGTGACTCTGTGTGGTGACCCTTGAAAGGAGATCTGAATATAATTTAGTATTTTCaagttttaaatatttaccatAGGCTCTGTTCTTTGTAAATACTACTAAATGaatcattcttatttattaaacaattttAGATATCTATAATGGGGtgtatgaaaaatgttggaaatataatattaaatatattaagaaaggcaaaggaaatCAGTCAGCTTATTGCCAAATGTTTTAGATTAACTCATACCATTCATGCAATTATTTGTATAACCTTTTAAACAAAAATGTCTTTAACTTTTCATATAACCCTATTATGGAAAAGTGATTTATGGTTTATTTTATGATAACCCattatgacttaaacataaaatgttttttaaaatatagaataacTTATAATTTCATGAATTCCTAAGAAATTCCAGAAATCCCAAATTTGGGGTTCCCAAATCCTAATAATTAATATGGCAGGAATCTGGAAGTATAAGCTCAGATCCTTGGTGAACATGCCTAGTTCTGATGAGAAagatcatcttttcttttttgttctttggctAGCAATTTTCCCTTAGTTTCAAGTTAACATCAactaatttatataaaatatgtcgAAAACTGTAGCTTTAAGAAATTGGGATCCAGTATGCTTGActgataattttagcattgttccaattccttctctccctccgtccccccctccttctctccctccctctctctctctctctgtctgtgtgtgtgtgtgtgtctctctctttccctctccctctttctttctttctttctttctttctttctttctttctttcttctttctttctttctttctttctttctttcttcttctttctttctttctttctttctttctttctttctttctttctttctttctttctttctttctttctttctttctttctttcttctcttctctcacatTCTATCCTATAATACAaaaagattctaagacagaaaggtaatAGTGAGAcaattggtgttaaatgacttatccagggtcacatacctagaaagtaattgaggccaaatttgaacccaagtcctacccactccagccctggcactctatccactgttgctTAGCTGCCCAACTCCAACTATTACTACtgagaaaaatgaatcaaatgCTGGAGTTCTCACTGGGCATATGATTACATTTCAGAGACTACCTAACTGTATTCCAcagatgcttttttttcttttcctttcttttcttttttttttagtgctttATGGCTACAAATTTCTGAGACCACTTACCTCTTTAGCCTAGATTCATATTCTATCTTCTGTTTATTTATCTCCTGTTTCAGGCTAGAAACGAGACTGTCCAGAGCACTAGGGCTGTTTGCGTGGTCACTGTAGATTCTcccattccttttctctctgctgTCTTTATCAGCCTCAGGGTGGAAGGGCTCCTCTTGGGACGCTCTTTCTAGCACAGGATCTTCAAGATTTGCCCCAGGGAAGTCGAGATCTGGACAGGTGGTGGTGGATGAATGACAGGAGTTGGAATGTTCAGAAAGGGACATTTCACACAAGGAGGCAGACCAGGCAGAGCTGTCCATGCTCTGTTTGTCCTCTGAGTGGGTCTGAGAGAATTGCTGATGGACATTGTCATAGGTAGAGAGCCTGTTCAGGTGGTCCGCATCTCCTCCTGGATCTTTCTGTTTGGTGTCTCTCAGTGTCACATAGCCATTGGACATCCAGCCTAAGCCCCGACTGGTCATCGGGTTTCCCAGAGTGTCCGTGCTCAAAATGCCCATCCGGACACCTCCATTCTGCACGCTGAATGTCCCCATTTTAGTGCCTGCCCCTTTTAGGGAAGTTCTTCTGGGCTGCAGGCTTCCGGTGGAAGGGTAcagaattttctcattttctgcaTTACTGTTGCTAAAGGAGCCATTAGTGACTATGCCGCTCCCTTTATTAaaggcaggatttttttttactgtgagaGCAGGACTCCTGGAGACGTCAAATGTGTGTACACTATTTGGTGGGCTGTTGGTCTTGGTCCCCGCTAGAGTTATGGGGGGCTCATTCTCCGTATTAATTCTCTGAGGAGAATTATCCCAAGAGCACCTTCGACTACTGTCCTTGGTGTttgtgttcttttggttctgtcgCTGGTCAGTCATCCATTTCTTCTGAATTTCATTGTTGTTGCCCAAAACTTCTGGCTGCTGGGTCTGAAGCTCGATCCACTTGGGGAATAGCTGCTTGTGTTTGTGGATCATCACTGACATCAACTGTTGGACCGCAGAGGTTCCTGGGAGAAAATAACAGATGAACTCACGtaagtaaaataattaagaataaaCAATGGACCTTTCCTTTGTTGAGTGTCATTTACTCATTGCCAAGTTTCTCAAGTCCAAGAACTTAGCTGtgtaaagaaa
This DNA window, taken from Monodelphis domestica isolate mMonDom1 chromosome 6, mMonDom1.pri, whole genome shotgun sequence, encodes the following:
- the ARHGAP24 gene encoding rho GTPase-activating protein 24, producing MTANHETYLLKATTQKDMEEWLKSIRRVIWAPFGGGIFGQKEETVSFEKRYRNCLAPMLVEQCVDFIRQWGLKEEGLFQLPVQSNLVKKLQDAFDCGEKPSFDSNTDVHTVASLLKLYLRELPEPVIPYEKYEDFLSCANLLSQEEKMGVKELMKQVKNLPAVNYNFLKYLCSFLDEVQCYSSANKTSIQNLATAFGSSILRPRVEDSRTIMEGTSAVQQLMSVMIHKHKQLFPKWIELQTQQPEVLGNNNEIQKKWMTDQRQNQKNTNTKDSSRRCSWDNSPQRINTENEPPITLAGTKTNSPPNSVHTFDVSRSPALTVKKNPAFNKGSGIVTNGSFSNSNAENEKILYPSTGSLQPRRTSLKGAGTKMGTFSVQNGGVRMGILSTDTLGNPMTSRGLGWMSNGYVTLRDTKQKDPGGDADHLNRLSTYDNVHQQFSQTHSEDKQSMDSSAWSASLCEMSLSEHSNSCHSSTTTCPDLDFPGANLEDPVLERASQEEPFHPEADKDSREKRNGRIYSDHANSPSALDSLVSSLKQEINKQKIEYESRLKSLEQRNLTLEMEMMNLHEELDQERKKFTMVEIKMRNAERAKEDAERRNDMLQKEMEQFFSTFGELTVESHRNERGNTI